In the Gossypium raimondii isolate GPD5lz chromosome 9, ASM2569854v1, whole genome shotgun sequence genome, one interval contains:
- the LOC105799894 gene encoding protein REVEILLE 8 isoform X1, translating to MNSSPNPPQPPPPQSSTSTTATDGSGKKVRKPYTITKSRESWTEEEHDKFLEALQLFDRDWKKIEDFVGSKTVIQIRSHAQKYFLKVQKNGTIAHVPPPRPKRKAAHPYPQKASKNAVLVPLQASMGYPSSINTIAPGYAPWDEASMLVNTASSKIMSPQDEFTGLRGTEANIGSKGVAKISNSGVSGIGSSGQTISNSDMSKQGKQASMLHGIPDFAEVYSFIGSVFDPDTDGHVQKLKEMDPINFETVLLLMRNLTVNLCSPDFEPIRKVLSSYDVGTNTVGVTKGIIPQNQMNDILC from the exons ATGAACTCATCACCCAATCCTCCACAACCCCCTCCGCCGCAGTCTTCCACTTCCACCACCGCCACTGATGGCTCCGGCAAGAAAGTCAGGAAACCTTACACCATTACTAAGTCGCGTGAGAGCTGGACTGAAGAAGAGCACGACAAATTCCTTGAAGCTCTTCAACT GTTTGATCGGGActggaaaaaaattgaagattttGTCGGTTCAAAGACAGTTATCCAG ATTCGAAGTCATGCCCAGAAATACTTTCTGAAGGTTCAAAAGAATGGGACGATTGCGCATGTGCCGCCTCCTCGTCCCAAGCGCAAAGCTGCACATCCTTACCCTCAAAAGGCCTCCAAAAATG CAGTGTTAGTGCCATTACAAGCATCCATGGGTTATCCTTCATCGATAAATACCATTGCACCTGGATATGCTCCCTGGGATGAAGCTTCCATGCTGGTAAACACTGCCTCAAGTAAAATCATGTCACCACAAGATGAATTTACAGGTCTTCGAGGAACGGAAG CTAATATTGGATCGAAGGGCGTAGCTAAGATTAGTAACAGTGGTGTTAGTGGCATTGGAAGCTCAGGTCAAACAATATCTAATTCCGATATGTCAAAGCAAGGGAAACAAGCGTCCATGCTTCACG gtatACCTGATTTTGCTGAAGTGTATAGCTTCATTGGGAGTGTCTTTGATCCAGACACTGATGGGCACGTACAAAAACTCAAAGAGATGGATCCCATAAATTTTGAAACT GTTTTGTTACTGATGAGAAACCTCACTGTTAACTTGTGTAGTCCAGATTTTGAGCCAATT AGGAAGGTCCTATCTTCATATGATGTCGGCACAAACACGGTGGGAGTTACCAAAGGAATTATTCCCCAAAACCAAATGAATGATATATTGTGTTAA
- the LOC105799894 gene encoding protein REVEILLE 8 isoform X2 — protein MNSSPNPPQPPPPQSSTSTTATDGSGKKVRKPYTITKSRESWTEEEHDKFLEALQLFDRDWKKIEDFVGSKTVIQIRSHAQKYFLKVQKNGTIAHVPPPRPKRKAAHPYPQKASKNVLVPLQASMGYPSSINTIAPGYAPWDEASMLVNTASSKIMSPQDEFTGLRGTEANIGSKGVAKISNSGVSGIGSSGQTISNSDMSKQGKQASMLHGIPDFAEVYSFIGSVFDPDTDGHVQKLKEMDPINFETVLLLMRNLTVNLCSPDFEPIRKVLSSYDVGTNTVGVTKGIIPQNQMNDILC, from the exons ATGAACTCATCACCCAATCCTCCACAACCCCCTCCGCCGCAGTCTTCCACTTCCACCACCGCCACTGATGGCTCCGGCAAGAAAGTCAGGAAACCTTACACCATTACTAAGTCGCGTGAGAGCTGGACTGAAGAAGAGCACGACAAATTCCTTGAAGCTCTTCAACT GTTTGATCGGGActggaaaaaaattgaagattttGTCGGTTCAAAGACAGTTATCCAG ATTCGAAGTCATGCCCAGAAATACTTTCTGAAGGTTCAAAAGAATGGGACGATTGCGCATGTGCCGCCTCCTCGTCCCAAGCGCAAAGCTGCACATCCTTACCCTCAAAAGGCCTCCAAAAATG TGTTAGTGCCATTACAAGCATCCATGGGTTATCCTTCATCGATAAATACCATTGCACCTGGATATGCTCCCTGGGATGAAGCTTCCATGCTGGTAAACACTGCCTCAAGTAAAATCATGTCACCACAAGATGAATTTACAGGTCTTCGAGGAACGGAAG CTAATATTGGATCGAAGGGCGTAGCTAAGATTAGTAACAGTGGTGTTAGTGGCATTGGAAGCTCAGGTCAAACAATATCTAATTCCGATATGTCAAAGCAAGGGAAACAAGCGTCCATGCTTCACG gtatACCTGATTTTGCTGAAGTGTATAGCTTCATTGGGAGTGTCTTTGATCCAGACACTGATGGGCACGTACAAAAACTCAAAGAGATGGATCCCATAAATTTTGAAACT GTTTTGTTACTGATGAGAAACCTCACTGTTAACTTGTGTAGTCCAGATTTTGAGCCAATT AGGAAGGTCCTATCTTCATATGATGTCGGCACAAACACGGTGGGAGTTACCAAAGGAATTATTCCCCAAAACCAAATGAATGATATATTGTGTTAA